GGGCCGGAGAGGTCGAAGTCTACCAGGCGGGCCTCTCCAGTGCCGTCTACAACAAGGTTATCGGGTTTAACATCGCGGTGCACCAGATTCAGGCCGTGCATGTGGGCGAGGGCCTCGAGCAGGTGTCGAAACACCCCCAACACCTTGGCGGGATTATCCTTCCGCCACTCCGACAGGCGGCTGCCAGGCGCAAAAGCCAGCAGCACCGCCGGATGTTCACCCCCCTCATGGGGTACGCTTAGCCGTGCCAGAACAGGGTTGATGTGCGGGTGCTTGAGCTGTTGACCCACCTTCCACTCGCGGTCGGCCCGCCCTTCAAAGCCCTTGGGAAAGACCTTTAAGGCATAGGGGGTGCCGTGTATGTCGAAAGCCAGGTATACCGTAGCCAATGCCCCGCGGGCAATCGGTCGGATGACCTTGTAGCGGCCTTCCAGGGTGATTCCGGCTAACCCCACAACCATCACTATACCGATTTTGACCAGCCATCAGAGGTAATTTCAGGACGCCGGTGCCGGGCCGTACCGGGCTGTCTTGTTTGGATAGCGCCAGGTCAGGGCAGGGGTGAGTGGCTCAGGTTAGAATTACCCTGGCCCAGGCTGGGGAGGTTGCAACGTGCGTGGTCTAGTGTTGTCAGGAGGCGGAGCCAGAGGGCTGGCCCATATAGGGGTACTGGAGGTACTCGAGGCCCAGGGATTCCAGGCCGAGGTGGTAGCCGGAACCAGCATGGGGGCAGTGGTAGGGGCCCTTTATGCCTCCGGCAAAAAGCCCCATGAAATCTTGGAAATTGCCCGCTCTACACCCTGGCTGCGCCTGCTGGATCTGGTACCTCGCCCAGGGCTCATTTCCCAGCGTGGCCTGCGGGACTTCCTGGCCAAATACCTGCCGGCGCGGTTTGAGCAACTGCCCATCCGGCTGGTTGTTACTGCAGTAGACCTCGAGGCCGGTAAGGTGGCTTACTTCTCCGAGGGCGACCTGACCGGGGCGGTGCTGGCCTCGGTGGCCTACCCCGGCCTGGTGGCTCCGGTGCTCTTCGAGGGTCGAACCTATGTGGATGGCGGGGTGCTCGACAATCTGCCGGTAGATGCCGCCCGCTTTATGCGGGCCAAATACGTGCTGGCGGTGGATGTGACCCCGGAAATGCACTTACCTGGGGTTCCACGCTCCTCCATCGGACAGGTACGCCGGGCCATAGACATCATGCAAAACCACCTGACCGCGGCCCGCCGTTCGCTCTACCCGCCCGAGCTCTATATTCGCCCAGAGCTGCCAGGGGTGGGCATCGAGCAGTTTGGCCGGCTCGAGGAAATTGTCGAGGCTGGCCGCAAAGCTGCCTCACAGGCACAGCTCAGGTTTTAGGACTATCCTGGTGCCGGCCAATCAGGGTAAACCAAGGGTTGGCCAGTGTTTATGCCGGGCTGTCGGCACAGCTCCGCCATGCAACATAGCCAGCACCCGATGCCAGAAGGTTTGTTGAAGTGAACTGCCGGGCCAGGTCAGCCGTGGGTTATGCTATGGGCCGGGCCTTGGCCACCACGAAAGGGACTTTTTGCGATGCACAGGTTTTTGGACTATCTCTTCAAAGAATGGTTTCGTCAAGTGGGCGAAGCGCTTTTGCTGGCCTTCCTGGTTACTACGTTCCTGTTTACCACAGTCGGCGTGGTGGGCAGCTCGATGAACCCCACCTTGCTCAACGGTGAGCGGGTGTTTGTACCCAAATATGAAACCTGGTTGGTGCGCTTCGGCCTGATGCAGTGGCGGCGGGGCGAGATCGCCATTGTCAAGCCGCCCGAGGGAACGCCCAACGCGGTAGCTCAGTTCCCGGTGCTGGGTTTTCAGTTTCGGGCTTTTTTCATCAAGCGCATTGTTGGCCTGCCGGGCGACGAGGTAAGCCTGCGGGAAGGGGTGGTTTACCTCAACGGCAAGCCCCTCAACGAAGTCCACATCACGGCCTCGCTGAGCCCCTACCCCGATAGCTATCCAGTGGTTTGTTACGAGAACGAACGGTTAACAGCCCTCATCACCCAGCAGCAGGTGCGTTTTGCCCCAGAGCAACTACCCGAATACCTCAAACCTACCCTCCAGATGCTCGCACCCCCCAGCCCCCAAGACCTGGCAAAAAGCCGGGCTGGCGAGCACTGCTTTACCGGCTCGCTTAAGCTCAAGTCTGGCTACTACTTCGTGATGGGCGATAACCGCACCTTTGGAGGCTCGGAGGATTCGCGCACCTTCGGCCCGGTGCCCACGGAGGCCATCGCGGGGCGGGCCAATGCAGTCTGGTGGCCCCTCAACCGCATCCGGGGCCTGGACATTCCCGAGGGTTTCAAAGGGCTGTAGGGCTTGAGCAGGTAGGGGCTTGCGGGCTTCTCATACCAGCTTCACCGTGCAGCGCTAGATTCCTTAGGAATGGAGCGAATGCACGGCACCACCATTGTGGCAGTTCGTCGAGACGGTGTCACGGCAATCGCAGGCGACGGACAGGTTACCCTGGGTCAGACCATCATGAAGACCGGGGCGGTTAAGGTTCGCCGCCTGGAGCAGGGCGAGGGCATCCTGGTTGGTTTTGCCGGCGCTGTGGCCGATGCCCTGGTGCTTCTGGAAAAGTTTGAGGGTGCGCTATCGGGGGCCAAAGGAAACTTGCAGCGAGCCGCCATAGAAACCGCCAAACTATGGCGTAGCGACCGGATACTGCGGAACCTCGAGGCCATGCTGGTGCTCGCCGACCGCCACAGCCTGCTACTTTTGTCTGGCAACGGCGAGGTGTTGAGCCCCGATGAGCCGGTAATGGCTGTCGGCTCCGGTGGCCCCTATGCCCTTGCTGCTGCAAAAGCCCTGCTGCGGTACTCGAGCCTCCCTGCCCCCCAGATAGCCGAACAGGCCATCCGGATTGCCGGAGAGATAGACCTTTACACCAGTGGCCAGGCCACCCAGGTCTTGAGCATAGGGGGTGAAGGATGAACCTGACCCCCGCCGAGATTGTGCGCGAGCTGGACAAGCACATCGTGGGTCAGGCCGCCGCCAAACGGGCTGTGGCAGTGGCCTTGCGTAACCGTATACGCCGGAAGAAACTACCACCCGAGCTGGCTCGAGAGGTCACACCCAAAAACATCCTGATGATTGGCCCCACCGGAGTCGGCAAAACCGAGATCGCCCGGCGCTTGGCCCGCCTGGCAGGGGCACCCTTTTTGAAGGTCGAGGCCACCAAGTTTACCGAGGTGGGCTATGTGGGCCGGGATGTGGACTCCATTGTGCGCGACCTGGCCGAGGCTTCCTACCAACTGGTGATGCAGGAGATGAAGGCCAAAGTGGAGGGGCGGGCCCAGAGCCTGGCCGAGGACGAGGTGGCCTCGCTCTTGCGCATCCAGCCTTTTGAATTGCGCACAGGCCGCTACAACGACCAGATGGTGGAAATCGAGGTGGCCGAGGAGGCCCGCCTGCCCATGATGGGCATGTTCGGTGGCGAGCAGATGCAAGGCCTACAGGACATGCTCAAAGGGCTGATACCGCAGCGCAAAGTACGGCGCAAAGTGCGGGTCAAAGAGGCTTTGGAAATCCTGAAAAACCAGGAGGCTGAACGCCTGGTGGACAAGGAAGAGGCCACCCAGGAAGCCCTGCGCCGCGCCCAGGAAGAGGGCATTGTGTTTATCGACGAGATGGACAAGATCGCCCGGAGCAAAGGGGGCGTCGGCGGCCCGGATGTCTCGGGCGAGGGCGTGCAACGCGACCTGCTGCCCATCGTGGAGGGTACGGTGGTATCGACCCGCTTAGGGCCAGTCTCGACCGATCATGTGCTGTTTATTGCTGCGGGGGCCTTTCATGTTTCCAAGCCTTCAGACCTTATCCCGGAATTGCAGGGCAGGTTCCCTATTCGGGTTGAACTCGAGCCCCTCGGGCCCCAGGAGTTCGAGCGCATCTTGCGCGAGCCAGAAAACTCGCTCATCAAACAGTACCAGGCTTTGCTTGCTGCCGACGAGACCGAGCTGCACTTTACCCCCGAGGCCATCCAGGCCGTAGCCCAATTTGCTCACCAAGCTAACCAAGAGTTGGAGGATATTGGCGCCAGGCGACTCGCTACGGTGTTGGAGCGGCTTTTGGAAGAAGTTTCCTTTCAAACCAGCCTGGGGCGGGTTGAAGTAACCAAGGAGTATGTGGAAGTGCGGCTCAAAGATGTACTTGCCTCCCCCGACCTTTCCCGCTACATCCTATGAAGACCGGGGGCCTTCTGTGAAGTCCAGGCAAGCAGAACCCGTTTGGGTAACGCCTTACCGTCAGGTAAACAACGACCAACAAGTTGAAAGATTTAGGAGGAAGATGATGCGTTTTTGGTTCTTTATGCTGGTGCTGTCGATGGGGGGCGTGCTGGCGCAACAAAACCCTGCCCAGCCCGCCTCAAAGCCGCAGACCCAGGCCAGCTTATGCGTCGTGCTGTACGAGGCTGGGCGTCCCGAGGCAGCGCTTCCGGCCTGCGAGCGGGCGGTAAAAGATGCTCCCAGCGCTGAAAATCTTTACCTGCTGGCAAGGGTACAGTCCGAGCTCAACCGCTTTACGGCAGCCATTGAGAACCTGCGCCGTTCGATTACCCTCAACAGCAGTTTTATCCAGTCCTATGTAGCCCTGGCCCAGGTGTATGTGCGCCAGTACCTCTTGTCAGAAAACCGAGAAGCCTCTAAGGGTTTGCTGGATCAGGCCCTGAGCATTCTGCGCGAAGCCGAGCGGGTCAACCCCCGATATGCCCCCATTTATGCCACCCGCGGGGCAGTTCTCGCATATCAAAACAGGCTAGACCAGGCCGTTGAATCCATCAACCGCTCGCTGGCCATCAAAGATGAGCCGGTTGTGCGGGCCCTGCTGGCCGATATTTATATCCGCCAGGGCAAGTGGGATGAAGCCCTCAAGAACTACGATGAAGCGGTCAAGGCGGCCCCCA
The Meiothermus cerbereus DSM 11376 genome window above contains:
- a CDS encoding patatin-like phospholipase family protein, with amino-acid sequence MRGLVLSGGGARGLAHIGVLEVLEAQGFQAEVVAGTSMGAVVGALYASGKKPHEILEIARSTPWLRLLDLVPRPGLISQRGLRDFLAKYLPARFEQLPIRLVVTAVDLEAGKVAYFSEGDLTGAVLASVAYPGLVAPVLFEGRTYVDGGVLDNLPVDAARFMRAKYVLAVDVTPEMHLPGVPRSSIGQVRRAIDIMQNHLTAARRSLYPPELYIRPELPGVGIEQFGRLEEIVEAGRKAASQAQLRF
- a CDS encoding tetratricopeptide repeat protein; the encoded protein is MMRFWFFMLVLSMGGVLAQQNPAQPASKPQTQASLCVVLYEAGRPEAALPACERAVKDAPSAENLYLLARVQSELNRFTAAIENLRRSITLNSSFIQSYVALAQVYVRQYLLSENREASKGLLDQALSILREAERVNPRYAPIYATRGAVLAYQNRLDQAVESINRSLAIKDEPVVRALLADIYIRQGKWDEALKNYDEAVKAAPKNANLRVKYGSLLLLRGNVDLAIEHLDQAVILSPGNAEAWLRRGDAYYEKKDWQQAGVSYQQTVALSPVRYPDAYIGLGQVLIELKDYQKARFNFTKAVALEQDNPVYRFWLCRANELLGDKAGAKAQCEQALKLRPDFKEAQDVLNRLK
- a CDS encoding ATP-dependent protease ATPase subunit HslU, whose amino-acid sequence is MNLTPAEIVRELDKHIVGQAAAKRAVAVALRNRIRRKKLPPELAREVTPKNILMIGPTGVGKTEIARRLARLAGAPFLKVEATKFTEVGYVGRDVDSIVRDLAEASYQLVMQEMKAKVEGRAQSLAEDEVASLLRIQPFELRTGRYNDQMVEIEVAEEARLPMMGMFGGEQMQGLQDMLKGLIPQRKVRRKVRVKEALEILKNQEAERLVDKEEATQEALRRAQEEGIVFIDEMDKIARSKGGVGGPDVSGEGVQRDLLPIVEGTVVSTRLGPVSTDHVLFIAAGAFHVSKPSDLIPELQGRFPIRVELEPLGPQEFERILREPENSLIKQYQALLAADETELHFTPEAIQAVAQFAHQANQELEDIGARRLATVLERLLEEVSFQTSLGRVEVTKEYVEVRLKDVLASPDLSRYIL
- the hslV gene encoding ATP-dependent protease subunit HslV, yielding MERMHGTTIVAVRRDGVTAIAGDGQVTLGQTIMKTGAVKVRRLEQGEGILVGFAGAVADALVLLEKFEGALSGAKGNLQRAAIETAKLWRSDRILRNLEAMLVLADRHSLLLLSGNGEVLSPDEPVMAVGSGGPYALAAAKALLRYSSLPAPQIAEQAIRIAGEIDLYTSGQATQVLSIGGEG
- the lepB gene encoding signal peptidase I; translated protein: MHRFLDYLFKEWFRQVGEALLLAFLVTTFLFTTVGVVGSSMNPTLLNGERVFVPKYETWLVRFGLMQWRRGEIAIVKPPEGTPNAVAQFPVLGFQFRAFFIKRIVGLPGDEVSLREGVVYLNGKPLNEVHITASLSPYPDSYPVVCYENERLTALITQQQVRFAPEQLPEYLKPTLQMLAPPSPQDLAKSRAGEHCFTGSLKLKSGYYFVMGDNRTFGGSEDSRTFGPVPTEAIAGRANAVWWPLNRIRGLDIPEGFKGL
- a CDS encoding serine/threonine-protein kinase, yielding MVVGLAGITLEGRYKVIRPIARGALATVYLAFDIHGTPYALKVFPKGFEGRADREWKVGQQLKHPHINPVLARLSVPHEGGEHPAVLLAFAPGSRLSEWRKDNPAKVLGVFRHLLEALAHMHGLNLVHRDVKPDNLVVDGTGEARLVDFDLSGPLGERFSQKVRLGTIAYIAPEQIRGQSPTPASDMYSAGILLYWAIAGELPFVGDPAEVMNAHLNRPPPPLVAAPDSGLLVTTELRGFINRLISKDASERYPNALEALRDFEALNFSALD